The DNA window CCGCAAAGGGGACTCTTTCGGGTGAAAATAAAACACTTGTATTGGAAACATCCATAAAGGCGAATGAGACGGTCCGTTACAGACTGGATTGGGAATGGCCGCTTAACGGCAATGAGAAAGAGGATACGGCTGCAGGAGAAAAGAGTGGAGCTTATACACTGACTCTTACGATCCACGCAGAAGGGGGAGTATAAAGCATCATGGTTCGGTTGTTTGGAAAACTGGTGAAATGTCTTTGCACGTTTTTCATTGGAGTATTGCTTTTGAGCCAGCTCTGGCAGATTTCTGCACGCCTGCTTTTGCATCAGAAGTTACCCTTTTTTCTTGGGATCGCCCAGCTTGATGTCCTTTCCGGAAGCATGGAGCCGGCATTTTCAGTCGGAGATCGGCTGATTGTAAGACGCGGGAGAGGTTACGCGGTAGGAGATGTAATCACTTTTGAGGAGGAAGGAGCCTTTATTACCCACCGCATTATCGGTGGCTCGGGAGCCGGCTTTATCACAAAAGGAGATGCCAATCCGGTTGAAGACAGTAAGGCGGTGAGGCCGGAGGCGATAGAAGGACGTGTGATACTCGTAATTCCGGGAGGAGGAAACCCGTTTGTAATTCTGTTTCTTCTGGCCGCGTTTACAGCGGTGGCTGCCGGTCTGCAACGTGTCGCCGGCAACCGTGCGGATAAAGGAAATTGGAAGGGAGGAGATACGGATGCGTAAAAAGAAAATACAGGGAAGGATTGGTCTGTATCTGCTCCTGCTCTTTATAGCGGCAGGAGGAACCGGCGCTGTTACTCTTGCAAGGTACACTTCCCAGGCATCGGGAACGGGAACGGCGGCTATTGCATGTTTTGTGTCGGACATCAGCGGTAAAAGCAGCGTGGATGTGCCGATTGCGCGGCTTCCGGAAACTCCGGGTACTGATTCAACGGTAGAATTTATTGTAACAAATGCAAAAGACGGCAAAGTCAGTGATGTTGCCCAGGATTACACCATTACAATCCGTGCAACGGGAAACCTGCCGTATACCTATACGTTAACCGGAACAAAAAAGGCTGCGGGAACAGGAGGGAGCATCCCGGATGGTCAAAACAGTCTGGTAAATGCAGCCCCTATTGCGGTTAACACGCCGATTGAGGGAGGAATGCTGCCTCATTCCGCGGCGGTTGAACATACTTATACTTTGAAAATAACCTGGCCGGCAGGGACTGATTCCAAGTTTGCAGGCGAGGTGGAACATATACAGATTCTGGTAGACAGCCGGCAGAAGCTGACGTCCGGAACGGGAAACTGATTTCGGGGCAAAGGTGATTTTATCTAAAGCGGGGAGGGAACAGTACAATGTCGGAACATAGAAAGCGGATAATGAAAATTGCGGTTATCGTATGTCTGGTATTAGTGGCTGCCGCTCCGACCGGTCTTCATACCTATTCGAGATATGTCCAGCAGAAAAAGTTAGCAGGAGCCACGGCAGTGCCCAAGGAATTCTATTTCACCGGGGACGTGCTAAAAGAGGGGGAGGGCAGTGCCTATACGATTTACGACTGGACTGCCGGAATTCCTGTAACAATCAATAATTTTGCCGATGCCATGCGGGTTTCCGGGATGGAAATACAGTATACGGTTACCTGTGATAAGGGAACATGCTCAATTGACGGAGGAGATAAGCTGGATAAGGCCACCGGGATACTGGAGGGGGGAGCGGCCAAATCCGGTAATATTACAATCTGGCCGGCTCAGGGGGAGAAGAGTGTGACAGTCACAGTCACTTCAATATCGCCTTATAAAAAGAAACTGACAGCTGAATTTTTGCTTCAGGACTCTTTCGATTTACTCTATACAATAGAGGATTCTCAGGGAGAAGCTGCGACTGAACTGATTATAAAAGGCGGCCGGACAAAGCAGACGCTTACGGTTACGTGGGATGCCTTAAAGTTCAGCCCTGACAATACAAATGCGGTAATCAGGGGAACACAAACAAAAGACGGTTCTGTCTCCATTACAATAGAACCGATGGAAAGCTGCCGCCTGTTATTTTTCAAAACAGATCCCAGCAGTGATTATTCCGTTCCGGAGAGAGCGCCGGACGGGGCCGCGATATCGCTGCCTTAAATTGTGATATTGGCGGTAACATGAAAATGCTGCAGAAGTACAGAACGGGAACCAGTACCCGATAATTCTAAGGGGGAATAAAGACAGATGAGATGGGCAGACGAAAGGAAACATTTCAAATACTTATTCGGTAAAACCGGAAAGAAATTTGTAGTCTGGCTGCTGGTATTCAGCATGCTCCTGACTACAATGAATTTTAATACAATGCTGTCCTATGCGGGCAAAACAGAATTCAAAGTAAAAATAGGAGATTCCGTGCATGCAGTATTGATGGAAGATGGGACGCTTCAGCTGAAGGGAACGGGAGATACCTATGATTATACGGAGGAGACGGCTCCTTTTTTAGAACATGTGGATGATATTTTTAAGATAGAAATAGAGGAGGGAATTACCTCCGTCGGCGATTATCTGTTTTTTGGCTGCGCCAATTTATCAGGAACCTTAATCCTCCCGGATCAATTGGTGCGGATTGGTGACTTCGCATTTTCCGGAGAATCGGAGGAAGACGCGCCTAAATTTACAAATATTATCAATGAGTTTACCAGTGCTGAAATAGTAAGGCAGCTTACGGAGGAGGAGCTGGAGGAATTAGAAGAGCTGGAAGAGTTAGAAGAAATGGAGGAGCTGGAAGAAGAGGAAGAACTGGCACCGGATGAATCGGAAGCATCGGAGGGGAACGAAACGCCGGGGGAGATGGGCACGAAAGAAGAGGAAACCGGTGAACCCGGGACGCCCGGTGAATCGGGGGAAACATCAGGACAGGAAAACCCGGAGGAAACAGAAAAACCAGAGGAAACAGAAAAACCAAAGGAAACAGAAAAACCAAAGGAAACAGAAAAGCCGGGAGAGACTCAGAATTCGGGTACAGGAAATAAGCCGGGAGAAACGCAGAATCCGGAAAAATCAAATAAGCCGGAAGAAACCCAGAATCCAGGTGAAGTGGAACAACCGGAAAATGCAGACAAACCGGGAACAACAGAGAAGCCCGGAGGAATCCAGGATTCGGAAACAACGGGAAATCCGGAAGAAACTGGAAAACCGGGAATATCGGAAAAGCCGGAAGAGCCCCAGAATCCGGGAACGGCAGTAAAACCGGAAAAACCGGAAGAAACGGAAAAGCCGGGAACAACGGAAAAACCGGAAGAAACGGAACATACGGGAACATCGGATGAATCGGTAAAATCAGACAAAACGGAACAGGCAGACAACCCTGGCATATCAGATAAAATGGAGTCAACGCAAAAACCGGAGAAACCGGAAGCCGGAGAGAAGCCGGAAGCTTCAGGCAGCAGCGATAAAAACGGCACGTCAGGCAGCGGCGGAGAAGCCGAGACGGAAAAAACGTATACGGATATTGTCAGGCTGTCTCCATACAGTAAAGGCGAGCGAGAGCCAAGGCCGGAGATTGTGAGCCACATGGTTCCCCGTGTAATGTCTCAGCCTGCAGATACAGGAGATTTAAAAAAAGAAAAAGCAGCTTCAGCCTCAGACGCAGAAAAAAGCTCCGGCCGTCCACAGAAAAAAGCGACTGATTCGAATGCCCGGCTGGATAAAAAAGCGAGCGGTTCGGACGCACTGGAAGAGGGGAAGATTGAAATAATAGAAGAGCAGATAATTGGAGAGGAAGTTTTCTATAACGGCCGTTCCGGTTTATTCTGGTGTTCGGAAATGAATGAGAGCTTCTCCGACGCGGCGCAGGAGGCCGGTTACGATCGGGCGGATTGGGTGGTAACCCTGGCACTTGATCCTGGCGACAGTACAGAAAATGAGACTCTCTCCGGCCGTATACCGGTTGCAGAGGGAATGCTTGAAGCGCCCCAGCTTCCGGAAACATGGAAAGCTCCGGAGGGGGATGAGATTGTCAGCTATCATTTTGACGGCTGGCTGACACCGGAGGATGAAGTACTGGAGCCCGGAGGAGAGCTGGAGATAGAAGAGGACGGCGGGGAAGCCGTGCTGACCGCCGTATGGGCTGCCGATGTGGCCGACGTAATCCTGGAGGGACCTGTAATCCAAACTGGTGAAACGGATACCCGCATTTACTCGATTAAAACCCTCAGTACAAAAAAATATGCAGTCAGTTACCAATGGTATTACAGCGAGGATTATGACGCCACACAGCCGGAACTGGCAGAATGGATGGCCGTTGAAAACGCTACAGAGGCCTCATACGCGCGTAAAATGCAGCCGGGGGATGATATCTTATATTTCCGCTGCGGTGTTACAATGATTCCCAAAACCAGTTTTTTCCGCTCACTGCGCACATCCGGAAACAGTGCCCAGCCTTCAATCGAGCAGTACTCCGAACCGAGAGCCGGTGAAAGCAGCTTAATCAGCATTACCTATTATCCAAATAAGGCCGCAGACGAGACGGCGGAATACGCAGTTACCCAGACAATTGCGGGTGCTGAGGGTGCCATTCTCTACCCGTCCCAGGCAGGGAAATTCAAAACGGAGGGAAAGACGATTGATTTTAATGCTCCTGAGGGGCTGGCGTTTAAAACATGGAATACCCGGGCGGACGGTAATGGTACCAATTATGACCCGGGAACGGTACCGCTGCAATCCCTGACACTATATGCGGTTTGGCAGGCTAAATCAGAATATATGAAGGCCGGAATATATAATACTGGTGATGACATAACGAACGGTACTGCAGAAGCGCTTCTTACGGAAGAAGGAGCCGCCCTGACGAACTGGAGATTTGCAGACAGTAAAATATTAAATATCAGCGTGGATTTGAAGAATATAATTGATAAGAGAAATTTGAAAGTACGGATAGAAATGCCGCTTGGAATGATTTTTGCCAAAGACGGTTATCCCACGGCAGCGGGAGCGGGCAGCTTTACGGAGTATCATTTTTCCCCATTACAGAAGGAGGACTTCCCGACCAATTTTAAACCGGAAGTACCTGAAGAAGTGGGAGGAATCTTAAACTATACATTGAGCCCAACCGCCGAAATAGTAAGCCTTGCCATCGGCGTTAAATACGATGAGCAATTATGGAACAAACAGGGTGGGGAGGATATCAGTGTGACGGGAGAGTTCCCTCCGATCCAGGTAACTCTGCAGCAGAATGGAGAAATAATTGAGAAAAAAGCGCTTGCTAAAATTGCGGTGCCTAAACGGGGCACAGGTGCAGATAAAGAAAAGGGGAGGGAATATTACGGATACTGGAAGGATTCAACACTGGTAAAGGAGGTTCTGTGTGGGGTAAAAAATCAGCAGATGGGCAGTAACAATGTCTATATAGCCAGACTGAACGAATTAAACTCAACGCCGAATATATTCTGGAAAAATATAAGGATTGTTCAGAAGAAACCGTATTATAATAAAGATGGAAAGACAATCTATGCAAAAGATGTATCTCTTACGGTTACGAATGCAGGTGGCGGAAATAAAAAGTTCCAGTCAGACGAAGCAAGCGAATTGGTAGAAGGAAACCTTCCGAATTTTGTCTCTAAATTTTCGGGGCCAATGTTTTATCTGACATGTACTTTTCCTGAGACAGATTTTCCAAGCGGAACTATGATTATTTACCCGCCTCCGGAGATCTGGGTACAAGGGTATTATGGAAGTGAATATAAGTATGAATATACAAAACTGTCTCAGGAAAAAACGATCCTTATAACAAGGGATCCTCATATCAAAATTGGCAATGCATCGAATAGTGATTCAAACCGATATGTACCTTTTGACGCTGAACCTGGGATTGTTTACCCTCTGGCCGATTTCCGGGTGGAAAATGTGGGCCCGGTAGAATCAGGGATCCAAAAAATGGAATTCCGTTTTTCAAAGCCTGAGAATTCTTCCTCTGAGAGCTCTTTAGCAATCGGAATTACGACGGTAAGACTTCCTCTTCCCGTCAAGGGAACGAATGAAGAAGCTCAGATAACGGTTCACAGCACATACATGGATAAAAATGGGCAATCTGTAACGGATCTTTCCGATGAAACACTCAACCGGATCGTCAGCAGACCAGATAAGAGCAGCAGCCCGGGATTGATCTTCTCCAGAACAGAGGAGGCGGTGAATAAGGGGTATTATTTTGAGAGTATTACCTATGAAACAAAAATTCCGGCCAATACCATTCTTTATAACGACAGTTCTCCGTGGACATCGGGAGGAGTAGTATACGGAATGCCGATTGAGAAGAGAAAGGAAGGGGGTAAAAGAGATGCCATAAGCATCAAAATGGCAATAACAGATATACCAACTGCTGGAACCGGCAACGGGACAGAAAACGATTCCGGAATAAAAACAAATAGCGGTACAGACACTGGCGCAGGAACAGGGGAAAAAGCTGCGGTGAATACTGAAATAGAATCCAGGGTGACGGTGAAACAGCTTGGAGCCACCCTCAACCCCGGTGCCGATTCCAGAGAAGTGGTAAAGACGACAATGATGATTGTCAATGGAATAAATAATCAATATCCGAAGGCGCTCCCGGAGGGAACCTCGGTTGCGGCAGGCGGCACAATTACGGTTAATGCAACGCTGGAGGTAAGCAGTTACCCTTATTATAATACGCTATACGTTAAGAATCCTGTTTTTTATATCAGGCTGCCGGAGAATGAACTGGAGCTTGTAAAGGAATCCGTTAAGGTTGGCCGTAAAAATGCACATCTGATTGTACAGAATGCTTTGACGACCGAACCCGGATATAAACTGTACCCGATCACATTCAAAGAGGAGGGTGATAATGGCGGCGCTCCTCTGGGATATTACAGCGAAGGGCTGGGGGCAATAGCGGAAGGTAATTATCTTACACTTACTTTTAAACTTCAGACTTCCAATAAACTGCTTGTCTCAAAACCCTATGATCTGAAAGACATCGTATGCGCCGGAGCCAGCGGAATTGAAACAGAAGCGACTTCGGGCCAGGTTGCCCATGCATGGAATCACGCCCTGAAAGAAGCGGATAATTACAGTGCAGGTACAGCCAGGGTCAGTTACAGTTCCAGTGCTCCAGACCGTATCTTTACCGTAACCGCAGGAACTCCCATGGTTCCGTTTGAGGCAGCCCTGAAAGAGGAAGGAAAGACGGACTTCGCATATGAACCGTCGATCGATTTAATGGATAAAACGGGAGAACTCAAATACAAAATATCGTTTAACAACAGTCTGGGCGGTACAATAGACGGCAGCAAATTTTATTATCTGATTCCGATTCTGAAACGTGATGAGCCGCTGCATGAACATATGTACGATAAGAAGGAAGACGGAACACATAATGAACCTCCGTTTACCCTTGAGTTGACGGGGCCTTTGCAATTGACCGGCAGCGCGGCGGAACTCCTGGAAGTAAGATACTGTTATAATAACATACCCGAAGGGCGTACGAATGATGATTTCCAATATTATAGTAATGGCAAGGCGGACTTTAGCAGAGGGGAGGGGGGAACAGAATACGCGGAATTTATATCGGCCGACGAGGTGACAGCCGATAAGAAATGGGCCGATGTGGGAGCCGTTAAAATTGTCTGCAGAGACCAGAAAACGGGAATTCCGGACGGTAAAAAATGTTCAATGGAACTTCCACTCAAATATGATATGACGAATATCACTCCCGGCCTGTCTTATTCCTGGGCGTCATGCGGCATGGAGCTTTATACGAAAGGTTCCGCAGCTTCGGAGGCTCACGAGACGACAAATATGGTAACGGTTCGGATCCATCCGAAAGAGCAAAAGACGGATCTTGTGTTGACGGCGGTAAAGGATGATTATATTAAACGTGATGAGGTGCGGATGGCGGAAATTAAGATACCGGCATACCAAATTGCAGCGTCGGGAAACAGAAAACTGAAAGTAAAATCGGTCACTGTTAAGGGAGAACATGGGGTAGAGCTGGTTAAGCAGAATGAAATTGAACAGCATAGAGGTAATTCCGGATATGAAAAAAAGTTCAGTCTGTCGGCTCAGCTGGATCCGCCCGTGAACAATTCAACCGCGGATCAGGTTCATGATTTACTGGCGTCACCGGATCCCAAGCCGGAGCTGGGTGAAATCAAAACGGAGGAATGCTCCGTGGTTCGATTTACGCTGGACAATGTAAACGCACTTGAAACTTTGACTCCCGCAGGTGAAGTGGAGGTGGTTCTGGGGATTGGGGATGATATTACAATTACCTCCAATATTACAATTAACACGGTCGGTACGCAGATGGAACCGGATAGAGATATACAGACAAAGAGTATGATGGGAAAACAGTTTAAGGATTTTATGGCTCAGACGGATCTGCCGGACAACAACCTCATTACGGCCGAAAGCGCAATAAGTATTCAGTATGATATCCAAAACTACGTGAGCAGCAACTATGGTATGCCTTATATCCGGGGCAATTTCCCGGAGGGGATTTCTGTAATTCTGGCCGAGGTGACGGATCGGGAAAAACCGGAATATTTCTATTATTACTGCACCGGCAACGAAACAGAAATTTTATTGGATTCATTTAAGGTGATGGGAACTGGTGAATCTGTAAATCTTACTGAAAAAGAGAGTTTGAAGCATAAGTTGATCTTTATTCTGGATTATTCCCAGGCTTTTGTAGAGGTCAGCAGCAATATTGAGCAGTCACTCACTCTTGTTTTCCCGGCTAAACCGGGGATGGACAGCAGCGCAGACGGAGGAGCAGGCGCGGCTGCAGATTGTGAGAAGGCGGTGAAATGGCAGCTTTCTCCCCGAAGAAACATCGTTCTGAAGGCCGACGTAAGCAGTTCTTCGGACGAAAAGGTAACGATATCCGGTAATGTGGCCGTTTCCAAGCTGGACGGTAACGACACCTACCATAGTAAAAGCTCACTGACCTTGGCGTTCCGCCTCTATCAAAAGGACGGCAGTTCAGAAGTACCATATTCCTATCCGGCAGCCACGAAAGTGACGGCTGAGGTAAACGGGAAAACGACGGAATATGGAACCCAGTCAAACCTTTGCCGCGTTTCCCTCGGCGATATACAGGTGGGAACCCGTGACTACAAAGTAACATTTGACAATACGGACTGGAGTTTGCCCGAGGGAACCTACATACTGAAGATCCAGCTTTATTCGTCCCAGACGGAAAATTACATTCCGCCCGATCAGGCGGCCGCAACGCAGGACATAGAAATTATGGTTGCTTCGCCGGCTTCTTATGGAATGAAGATTAAAAATTCCGACGCGGCCTCCCATCTTGTGAAACCGGGAGAGAGTAAAAAACTGGAGCTTTCCTATCAGGCAGGAACCAGTGTCCCGGAGTTTTCCGCAGAATTATATCAAAAGGACAGCAGCGGTTCTTATCTGAAAATATCATCGGCAGGTTTGGCCCTGGAGAAGGATGATGGGAAAAAGATCGTTATACTAACGGTTCCAATTGCAAATGAGGCAAAGGAATACGATACATACCGCGTATTAATAAAGATGAAAGCGGACAAAAAAGTCATAGAATTGCCGCACAATCTCGTTGTATATACGGAACCGGGTGACATGGAAGGATAGAGAAAAGCTGCAAAACAGTAAAGGCAGTTAAAAAGGGTGTTCGGAATATAATTCCGGCCGCCCTTTTTCATTGCCTGGAAATGGGAAGAGCCGGCATGGCATATTTTATGTTGCTTTCGCAATGACAAAAAAACAGGGAATCGTCAGATACCAATATCTGTGATATAATCAATTAACGGGCCGTATGAACAGCCTGGATGCAGAGGAACTTTGCAGTTCTCTGCATTTATTTTTTCATAAGGAAGAGGCAGATGAATAAACAGGAAAATAATCATTTTAATAATTACGAATTATCCGATACAATCCTAAGCGCACTGAAAGTGCTGGGCTATCAGACACCGACCAAGATACAGAAGTCGGTCATACCGGTTATGTTGTTGGGCGCCAATGTATTAGCCAAGGCACCCACCGGGAGCGGGAAAACGGCGGCGTTTGCAATTCCGGTCTGTGAGAATGTGGTCTGGGAGGAGAACCTCCCCCAGGTTTTAATTCTGGAACCCACCAGGGAGCTGACGGAACAGGTGAGAGATGAAGTCTTTTTTATCGGCAGGCTGAAGCGGTTAAAGGTTGCGGCCGTATACGGTGGTTTTCCCATTGATAAGCAGATTCAGACCTTGAAACAGAAGTCTCATATCATAGTGGGGACGCCGGGGCGCGTCATGGATCATCTCCGTCGCGAAACTTTAAAGCTCGGCCAGGTGAAATGGGTTGTAATCGACGAGGCGGATTTAATGCTGGATATGGGGTTTGCCGACGAGGTAAAGGAAATTTTGGCAGAAGTCCCGGAACAAGCGGGAATTTCTCTTTTTTCCGCCACACTGAAGCCGGAGATCTGCCGGTTGACGGAAGGATTCATGCAGGAGGCCGTCACCGTGACATGTGATGCGCAGCAGGAGGAGGAACCTGCCATCGAGCAGAAGTTTTATGAAACGGAACCGGACGGCAAATACGATACCTTCATCAGGGCGCTGAAGCTGGAGAATCCGGAGAGCGCCATCATCTTTTGCGGGACAAGGGAGATGGTAAATGTCCTGTTCCAGAAATTGAGGCGGAACCGGATTTTCTGCGGGATGCTGCACGGCGATATGGAGCAGAAGGAACGTTTGAAAACCGTCAATGCGTTTCGGAGAGGCGGTTTCCGCTTTTTGATTGCGACTGATGTGGCAGCCAGGGGCATTGATTTCAAGGACATTACCCATGTATTCAATTATGACTTTCCGACCGGAAGGGAAACCTATGTCCATCGGATTGGACGTACCGGCAGAAACAAAAAAACAGGGACGGCGGTAAGTCTTGTCTGCGAAGAGGATCGCCGGATGCTCAGGATGGTGGAAGAATTCACCGGCTGGACTTTTGAGATTGGAAAATGCCCGGAAGTGGAACAGGCGGCTGAGAAACAATTCTGGACAAGCCAGCGAGCCAAAACGGAATTAAAAACGCAGAGCGGCAGCGGGTTTACCAAAGAAATTATGAGACTGTCCATCGGCGGAGGCCGGAAATCAAAAATCAGGGCCAATGATATCGTCGCCACCATCTGCAGTATAGAGGGGGTGGAAGTGACGGATATCGGAATCATCGATATCAGGGACAGCTTAAGCTATGTGGAAATCTTAAACCGGAAAGGCGCTCTTGTGCTGGAAGCTTTACAGCGCAAAACCTTAAAGGGAAAGGTGAGAAAGGTGAAAAGCGTCAGGGCTCCGGGGATGCTTTAAGGCAGGGGACGACAAATTCCATAGCGCAGACAATAAACAGAAATATAAGAGGAAAAAGATGGTAGACTGGTTATACAGTAATAAAGAATGGATATTCAGCGGTATCGGAATAGCATTCATATCCGCTGTTTTTTCTTTGTGGAAAAAGAAGAAAACGGACAGAAAAATCCCCAGATAGTCAATTACCAATTGGTAGAGTCATCATGTACATATGATTTGGTTTTGGATGACAGGAAACATCGGGTGCTTAATCTCTCTCAGGGCATAGGGGCCAATGAAGCCGAGCGGTTTCAGATAAAAATAGCAAGTTCGATAGCGGAAGTGGGAATGGGCGGGATGTTTTGTGAGCGATATCGATTTTGGAGTAGCAAAAAAGAATTATTTGAAATTAGTTGAATTGAATCAATATAAAGCGGTCAAGGATGAGCAATTCATACAGATTCTGGACAGCTATGAACAAAATAAGTCGGATTTTTTAGGTGAAGATATTAAAAGCAGAGACTAAGTTAAAGAAATTTTGATGAATGAGACGGAAACCGTAGAATTGCTGGTATCCGTCTCATTTTTATGTGGTGGCTTGACAATCGTGCGTACCGGCCGTCCCGCTTCTCTCTGTAACGTTTCAAAATAAAAATCATATTATGATAATGTAATATATTAAATAAATCCGATATTTGCGATCTTTAATCCGGGAGGAAATTTTATGGGAATGCCTATCATACAGCCAAGCAACATTTCAAGATGCCAGTCTATCACGGATATCATTCAGTCCGTAGCTCTTGAACAGGCTGCTCTGGCTCATATATTAAATGCAGAGGGAGAGAAAATTCAGAAAATTGTGGCGCTGTCAGATTCGCCGCAGGAAATGCTGATGGTTAACAAGTCGGTAAATGATGTTGTCAATTCGGTCTCCATGCTCGAAATTGTGTTAAAATCCAAACTTGCGCTGTTTGAGGATTGTCTGTGCGAGGAATGTCCTTGTGCGGCCATAACCGATACCTCGCTCATCTTTGTTAATCTTGCAGACACAGACGACGAGATTATAAAGAATAATAAAAACAGTTATTCCGTTCTTATCGGTAACTGTAATGAACTGCCGGTTTCCATGCTTTTTGCAGCTGCGCCCGCCGCATTTGTAAAAGCGGTCAGCCTGCCGCCTTCCGTAACGTTCCAGAATAGCATCATAACTGTTGATTGTATGCAGACGGACAGCGGGACGGTTATTCTCGAAGTTGGTGAGGGGAGCTGCAGACAGACGGTAACAATTGACATCCGCATCAACTGCGAGTGTGACTAAAATAGATAAAACAAGGGGATGATGATATGCCGGCTGTAATAACAGGCATAGTGTTTCATGATTGAAACCACAACGGTCAATATGACCCGGGCGGCTTTACCGTGTCAAACGGTCCGAGAGTGCTGACATCAACGGTTACGGCCACATAAATTACCAATAACGCGGTGATCGGAAGCCAGAACTTCAGCCACGATACGAATGACAATCCGCTTGCATGTACCAGGACGCCGGTCAGTTCGTCAATGAGCCGACCCAGTGGTACAATATCGATGTGGTGACGGGAGTCTCCGAACTTCAGGGATTCCTGAATCCAATCAACAATGTAAATGCAATTGGATATAACCTGCTGGATCATTATATTTATGGGTATGACCAGACGGTGCACAGAATTGTACGTATCGATAACACCGGAAACCTGATGCAGCTTTCATCCAACCCCACAGGGCTTCCGAACAATGACTTTAACGTCGGAACCTTTGATCTGGACGGGCATCTGTTCCTTTTTGTAAATGCCACGTCAAGATTTTATACGGTGGATTTGAACCAGGAATCAGCCACATTTATGAATGCCGGCCCGGACGCAATCCGGCCCGGCGCTCATACATTACATAGAAACCGATATAAGAAACAGGAAGGAGATTTTGATGGATGATTGTGTTTTAACGGAATGCAGACCGATAGCGCTGCGGTGTGACCAAAAGATAAACCGTGTGGCATTTGACGGCTGCCATTACTATTTTACAATCCTGCACACCTGTGAAATTATTAAAGCGGATGTTTGTTTTCATATTGTTGAATGTTTTTCCACAGGCAGGGAGTATGACTGCATCTGTTACGATTCCGTGGAAAATTGTTTCTGGGCGTCATCGAAAAGGCA is part of the [Clostridium] symbiosum genome and encodes:
- a CDS encoding signal peptidase I, with the translated sequence MVRLFGKLVKCLCTFFIGVLLLSQLWQISARLLLHQKLPFFLGIAQLDVLSGSMEPAFSVGDRLIVRRGRGYAVGDVITFEEEGAFITHRIIGGSGAGFITKGDANPVEDSKAVRPEAIEGRVILVIPGGGNPFVILFLLAAFTAVAAGLQRVAGNRADKGNWKGGDTDA
- a CDS encoding DEAD/DEAH box helicase, which translates into the protein MNKQENNHFNNYELSDTILSALKVLGYQTPTKIQKSVIPVMLLGANVLAKAPTGSGKTAAFAIPVCENVVWEENLPQVLILEPTRELTEQVRDEVFFIGRLKRLKVAAVYGGFPIDKQIQTLKQKSHIIVGTPGRVMDHLRRETLKLGQVKWVVIDEADLMLDMGFADEVKEILAEVPEQAGISLFSATLKPEICRLTEGFMQEAVTVTCDAQQEEEPAIEQKFYETEPDGKYDTFIRALKLENPESAIIFCGTREMVNVLFQKLRRNRIFCGMLHGDMEQKERLKTVNAFRRGGFRFLIATDVAARGIDFKDITHVFNYDFPTGRETYVHRIGRTGRNKKTGTAVSLVCEEDRRMLRMVEEFTGWTFEIGKCPEVEQAAEKQFWTSQRAKTELKTQSGSGFTKEIMRLSIGGGRKSKIRANDIVATICSIEGVEVTDIGIIDIRDSLSYVEILNRKGALVLEALQRKTLKGKVRKVKSVRAPGML